ACGTACCGGGCCACGTAGAAGGCGGCCTGGTCGGCCTGGGCCTCGGTCTTCACGCCCAGCACCGCGATCCGCGTGAGCCCCTTCACCAGCGCCGCCACCCCGGCGTCGTCCTCGACGAGGTTCCGCTTCCAGTCGTCCATGTCGGCGCTCCCGGCGGCGCCGCGCCCGGAGGAGCCCGGGCGCCACTCGCGCCGGTCGAGATCTCGCCCGCCGCGGACCGCCGCGAAAGACCCCTCCCGGGCCCCGCCCCGATCCCTGTCAGACGAGCCGGATATCGTGGAGTTTCGGCCACGGTCCGGCCGTGGATCGACGCCGGGCGCGGGCGCTCACGAAAACTGGATCTCCCGCCGCTCGCGCCTACGATGGCCTGGTGATCCGGGCTTCCTCCCGGCCGCAGGGGTGACGATGGAGAGCAAGCGGAAGGGCGCCGGCAGGACGGCGGACGTGGTCGTGACCGAGGGCGCGGCGCAGGCCGCCCTGCGGCGCGGCGCGGCCCCTGGCCTGACGGCGGAGGAGGAGAAGGTGCTGCGGCTGCGGCTCGGCGCGGCGCTGCCCCGCACCTCCGAGCTGGAGTGGACCGAGCGCGAGCTCTCCGAGGACCAGCAGATCGAGCTGCAGGCCGCCCAGATCGAGGCCTGGATGAAGTGGAAGGACCACCTGGCCCGGCAGCGCGCCGGCCAGCCGGCCACCCGCACGCTCCCCGCGCCGCAGCCGTCGCGGGTGAAGGAGAAGATCGTCCGGGCCCTGCGCAAGAAGGCCTAGCCGCCCCGCTCCAGCAGCCGCGCCAGCCCGGCGCCCGCCTCGACCGCCCGGGCCGGCTCGCCCTCCGGCAGGCGCCCCGCCGCCACCAGCCCGGCCAGGTGCTCGGCGGTGCGCGGGTTGCGCCACCAGTCCTCGTCGAACCGCTCCCGCAGCGCCACCCGCCAGCGCTCACCCTCGGTGAAGCCGCGCAGGGTGGCCGCCAGCGGCCCCGCCTCGTCGTCGCGCGCCGCGCGCACCCCGTCCCAGGTGGCGTGCAGCGCCGCCGAGAGGGCCTCGCGGTGGGCCTCCCGCCAGGCCTGGCCGGAGAGGCCGCGCTCCACCTCGGTGGCCACCCGCAGCGCCGCCGCGGCCGCCCGCAGGTGGAGCAGCCGCGCCAGGCCCAGCGCCCGCATCACCTCGGCCACCTGGCGGCGCGGCAGCTCGAGCCGCCCGGCCAGCCAGGCCGGCTCCAGGCAGAGCCCCGCCAGCAGCCCGCCCAGCGCCGGCCCCAGGGTGGCGTCGCGGCGGTGCGGCGGGTGCGGCGCCGCCGCCAGCGCCCGCCCCAGGGCGTCGAGCAGCGTCGGCCAGTCGGCCAGGCCGCCCCGGGCGCGGAAGAGCACCCGGCCACCCACCGCGCGGGCGCCCGGCCAGGCGGCGGCGCTGGTCGGCTCGTCCACCCGGACCCGCTCCAGGTCCAGCCCCAGGTCGGCGGCGGTGGCCCGCACCGCCGCGTCGAGCGCCGGGCGCCGGAAGAGCCCGTCGAGCGCCGGGAAGGCCACCAGGTGGAGCAGGTCGGCCCGGGTGAGGTCGCCGCGGGGCGCCGGGGCCAGGTCCAGGTCGCGGCGCGCCGTGAAGCCCACCAGGTCGAGCCAGGCGTCGTCGGTGGCGGCCAGCAGCTGGTCGCCCTCCACCACCGCCCCCCAGTCCGGCGAGAGCCCCGACTCGGCGCGCAGGCGCACCCGCACCTCGGCGGCCGCCTCGCGGTGGCGGGCCGGCCCCTCCAGCGCCAGGGCCACCGCCCCGGCCAGCGCCAGGCGCCGCCCCCGGTCCGGCTCGCGCGACAGGGCCAGCTCGGCGGCTGCCAGGCCGGTGGGCCCGTCGGGGCCGGCCACCGCCGCGGCCGCCTCGGCGGCCCGCCAGGCCTCCTCGTGCTCGGCGGCGTGCCACTCGGCCCGGAGCGCCCCGACCCGGGCGAAGAGCCCCGCCTCCCCCGCCGCCCGCAGCCGGGCCAGCATCTCGGGGTGGGCCGCGGCGCCGCGGGGCGGGAAGAGCCGGCCCAGGGCCGGCTCGGGCTCCAGGCCGGCCAGGTGGCGGGCCCGCTCCGCCTCCAGGGCCGCCACCAGGGCGTCCAGGGTGCCGGCCAGGCTCTCGCGCTCGTCGCTCTCCATGGTAAGAGGCTCCTCCCCGCGGGCGGTATCTACCACCAGGACCGGCTTGACGGGTGAGGACCGGGCCTTATGTTGCAGGCCAGGAGCCCAGGCACGATGCCCATCTACGAGTACGACTGCCCCCGCTGCGGCCGCTTCGACGTCCTCCAGAAGATGTCGGCGCCGCCGCTCGAGACCCACGAGGCGTGCGGCTCGAAGGTGACCAAGCTCATGAGCGCCGGCTCGTTCGCCTTCAAGGGCTCGGGCTTCCACCAGACCGACGACCAGCCCCGCGGCGGCTGCGGGCGCCAGTCGGCCGACTCCCCGGCCTGCGCCTCCTGCCCGTCCGCCCAGGCGTGAGCCCCGCGTGAAGCGGCTCACCCTCGTGGCACGGCCCGCCGACGAGGGCGAGCGGCTCGACCGCTTCATCGCGGCCCGCGGCGGCATCTCGCGTGGCCTGGCGCGCCGCACCATCGACGAGGGCGGCGTCTTCCTCGACGGGCGGCGCTGCAAGGTGGCCGGCAAGCTGCTGCGGGCCGGCTACGAGATCACCGTCAACCTGACCGAGGGCGGGCGCGCCCCGCTGGAGGCCGGCGGGCTGGATCGCTCGCGGCTGCTCTTCGCCGACGAGCACCTGGTGGCGGTGGACAAGCCGGCCGGGGTGCCCGCCCAGCCCACCCTCACCTCCGACCGCGGCACGCTGCCGGTGCTGGTCTCGGCGCTGCTGGGCGAGCCGGTCACGCTGGTCCACCGGCTGGACCGCGAGACCTCCGGGGTCACCGTGCTGGCCCGCACCCGCGCCGCGGCGGCCGCGCTCTCGGAGGCCTTCCGGGTGGGCGGCCCCCAGAAGACCTACCTGGCGCTGTGCGCCCGCGCGCCGGAGCCGGCGCAGGGGCGGCTCGAGGCGGCCATCGGCAAGGACCCGCGCCGGGCCGGCCTGCGCCAGGTCTCGGCGGGCGGCGACGCCGCGGCCACCCGCTGGCGCACCCTGGCCACCGGCCAGGCCGCCCTGGTGGAGGCCAGCCCGGAGACCGGCCGGACCCACCAGCTGCGGGTCCACCTGGCCCACCTGGGGGCGCCGCTGCTGGGCGACCCCAAGTACGGCGGGCCGCGCATGGTGGGGGCGGTGGCGGTGCCGCGGGTCATGCTGCACGCCCGCCGGCTCACCCTGGCCCACCCGCTGAGCGGCGCGCCCTGCACCTTCGAGGCGCCGATCCCCGAGGACTTCCTCGAGGTGGCGGCCGCGCTCGGCTGCGCGCCGCCCCCGCCCGACCGCCCGACCCGGGGGTAGTCGACGCCGCGCCGCCCAGGAGGCCGGAGGGAATCCCCAGCGGGGATCGCTCCACGGCCCCTCACGGCACGAAGCGCTCGGGGTTGGCCAGCTTGTAGCTGGCCGGGTCCATCTCGCTCTCCGGGAAGCGGCGCGGCCGGAGCTCGTGCAGCACCCGCGCCGTGTTCTCGGCCAGGGTGGAGGCCACCTTGAGCCGCCGGTCGCGCTCCACGAAGCTGGCCACCAGCTCCTGCAGCCGCTTCACGTCGCGCTCGGAGACCGCCCCCACCCGCGGCACCAGGAAGAGCGCCGAGCCGGCCAGCCAGACCTCGCGGGTCTCCAGCTCGCGCTGCTTGTCGAAGGCCGGGGCGAAGCCGTAGTGGGCCAGGAGGTCGACGAGGGCCGGCACCACCTTGGGGCCGAAGCGCCGCAGCTCCACCTCCACGTCCCAGGGCGAGAGGCCCCGGGCCCGCGCCTCCTCGGCGATGGGGGTGCGCCACTCCATGTACAGGTCCTCGTAGAGGGCCAGCCAGATGCGCATCCGCTCGCGCCGCGGGGCGCGGTTGACGCAGCGGACGAAGGCCGGCTTGGAGTGCTCGTTGAGCAGCCGCTCGATGGCGGGGCGCGGGTTGAGCAGCCGCAGCCCCTTGCGGAAGAGCGGGTCGCCGCCCTTCTCGCCGATGACGTTCACGGTGACGAAGCAGCGCTCCGCCCCCTTGCCGAAGAGCCCGGACCGGTCGAGCGTCCGCAGGGCGCCCACCATGGCCTGGTAGAGGGCCCGGTCGTCGCGGTCGCTGCGCTGGTCGGCGCCGGGCAGCTCGAGCGCGCTCACCGCGCCGTCGAAGTCGTGGTGCTCCCAGTGCGGCGGGCTCCAGCGCAGCAGGCGGCGCCCCGCCTCGCCGGCGTAGCGCCGGTCCACCTCGGCCATGGCGGCGGCGCTGCGGGTCAGCGCCTCCTCGGTGTTGGCGGAGGCGCGCACCCAGGCGAAGCGGGTCGGGCCGCTGGTGTAGAGGGCGAAGGCGTAGAGGTGCTCGGTGCCGACCCGCCGGCGCAGGGCGCGCACCGCCTCGGCGGCCCGGTGGGTCAGCTCGTGGCGGAAGGCGCCGGGGTCGAAGGGGTGGCGCACGGAGCCGGACGATGGCGCGCCGCCGCGCGGGGGGTCAAGGGCGTCCCGGCCGGGCCGGCCGCGGGAGGGGACCTCGACGAGGCCGCTCAGGCCACGCAGCGGAAGTCGCGCCCCTCCTCGAAGCCGCGCCCGAGGAGCTCGGTCCGGATGAGCTGCCGCGCCCCCGGGGCCCCCACCGCCACCAGCAGCGGCAGGCCGCGCACCCGCTCCACCTCCTCGTAGGCGATGACCGGGGCGCCGCGGATGGTGCGGCCCACCTTCTTCCGGTCCACCTCCACGAAGGTGGACACCCGGATCCCCTCGGCGGCCAGCGCGTCGGCGAAGGCGCGCCCGGTCTCCCCGGCGCCCCACAGCGCCACCTCGGCCCGCCCCGCGAGCGGGCCGGCCCGGAGGGCGGCGCACTTGAGGGCCATGTGGCGGTCGAGCGCGTAGCGGGGGTCGGTGCGGGTGAGCCGGCCCGACGACTCGCGCCAGTCGAGCAGGGTGGCCGGCAGGTTGGTGAGCCGCCCGCCGGCCCCGGCCAGCCGCAGCCACAGGTCGTAGTCCTCCGGGAACGGCCCGTCGCGCCAGCCGCCCACCGCCTCCAGGGCGGCCCGCCGCAGCACGGCCGCCGGGTGGACCAGCGGCGCCTCCACGAACAGGTCGCGCGCCACCAGCGCCGGGGTCACCAGGCCGTTGAGCCAGGCCACGTAGCGCCGCATGCCGCCCAGCACCTGCCGGCCGGGGAAGAGGCGCACCCGCGCCCCCACCGCCGCCAGCGAGGGGTCCTCGTCGAGCGCCGCCACCTGCCGCTCCAGCCGGCGCGGCCAGGCCACGTCGTCGGCGTCCATGCGGGCCACCAGCGGCGCGTCGCAGGCGGCCAGGCCGCGGCCGAGCGCCCGGGCGATCCCCTCGCCAGGGCCGCGCAGCACCCGGACGCGCCGGTCGCGGGCGGCCAGGCGGTCGAGCAGCGCGGGGGTGGCGTCGGTGGAGCCGTCGTCCACCACCACCAGCTCGAGGTCGCGAAAGCTGCCGCGCAGGATGGAGAGCGCGGCGGCCCGCAGGGTGGCGGCGGCGTCGCGGGTGGGGAGGAGGACGGCGAGGCGGGGCAGGACCGGCTCCCGGTGTGCGGGGGGACGAGGGGCGTGAGGAGTTGTTGCTCACGTGGAGCGGTCAAGCCTGTCGGCGGCAGAGCCGCCTCCGGGAGAGCCGCCGCCTATACGGGCTGCGCGCCGATGGCGGCGCAGAGCCACTCGGCGGCCAGGATGTAGCCGCGCACGCCCAGCCCGGTGATCTGGCCGCGGCAGGCCGGGGCCACCACGCTCTTGCGGCGGAACTCCTCGCGGGCGTGGATGTTGGAGATGTGCACCTCCACCGCCGGCGCGGCGATCGACTTGAGGCAGTCGTGCAGCGCCAGGCTGGTGTGGGTGAAGGCGCCCGGGTTGATGATGACGCCGCGCGCCTGCTTGCGGTGGTCCTGGATGAAGTCGATGAGGGCGCCCTCGTGGTTGGAGTGGAAGGGCTCCACCACCACGTTCCAGCCGGCGCAGGCGTCGCGCACCATGGCCTCGATCTCCACCAGGGTGGTGTGACCGTAGAGCTCGGGCTCGCGCTCGCCGAGGAGGTTCAGGTTCGGGCCGTTGACGAGGAGGATCATGGTTCAGGCAACGTAGCGCCGGTCGGGGCCGCCGTCGAGCGCCCCTCCGAGGGGGGCGCCGCGCCCACCAGCGGCGCGATGGCGGCGGCGTAGTAGCGCAGCACCGGCCGCTCCGCCTCCACCGGCGCCCAGCCCGCCGGCCCCTCCTCGACCAGCCGGCGCTCCACCAGCATGCGCAGGCCCACGGCGATGGCGTAGGCCTCGTCCTCGCGCGGCAGGTAGACGTGGGCGCCCGCCGCCGAGAGCCGGCGCATCAGGGCCTGGGTCCGGGCGTGCAGCGCCAGCGTGGCGACCGGCCGGTCGTCCTCCAGCAGCGCGGTGGCCAGCAGCGAGACCGGCAGCGCCGGCACCACCCGCCCCACCGCCGCCATCAGCTCCTCGCCCAGCTCGCCGAGCCGCGCCGAGCGGGCCTCCTTGGTCAGGGTGCGCCAGTCGACCCCGCGGGCCGCCGACCAGGCCGTCATCGAGATCGGCGTGCCGAAGTTGACGCAGGCGTAGCCGAAGCGGTGCCAGCGGCCCAGCGCCCACAGGGCGGCCTGGCGCAGGCCGAAGCGGGTGGCGGTGGCGGTGGTGGCCACCAGGCCGCGCGGCGCCTCGCCGCCGGCCTGGGCCAGCAGGGCGCGGTCCTCCAGGACCCGGTCGTAGTTGATCCCCACCGGCACGAAGCACAGGTCCCGCCCGGCCGAGGGGTCGAAGGTGCGCAGCATGTAGTCGATGAGGCCGAGCCTGGCCGGGCGCAGCGCCCCGTCGCGCGACAGGCCGCCCTCCGGGAAGACCGCCTGCACCACGCCGGCCTCGGTGGCCATCTGGACGTACCGCTCCAGCACCCGCCGGTAGATGGGGTCCTTGGAGTTGCGCCGGATGAAGTAGGCGCCCATGGAGCGGATCAGGGTGTGCAGCGGCCAGACCTGGGCCCACTCCCCCACCGCGTAGGAGAGCGCGGTGCGCTCGGCGGCCAGGTAGGCCACCAGCACGTAGTCCATGTTGGAGCGGTGGTTCACCACGAAGACCACGCTGGCCCTGGGGTCCACCCGCGACAGCCCCTCGTCGTCCTGGTAGCCGACGCGCACCCGGTAGAGCAGGCGCGCCACCGTGCGGGCCACCCGGTAGCCCACCTGGAAGTAGGCGTAGGGCTTGAACGCCGGCACGATCTCGCGGGCGTAGAGCGCCACCCTCCGCTGCACCAGCAGCCGCGCCTCCCCGGCGGCCACCAGCGCCTCCACCGCCTCCAGCACCCTGGGGTCGTGGATGAGCCGGTCCACCAGCACCTCGCGCCGCGTCAGCTTGAAGGGCTGGATGTGCAGCTTGAGGCGGGCGTTGAGCCGGTCGATGACCAGGTTGACCCGGCGGCGCAGGTACCAGCGCAGGCCGGGCACCAGGAGCCGGTCGAGCAGCGCCACCGCGGCCAGCCCGAGCAGCAGCAGGGCCAGCCAGAGCGGCAGCGTCACGGTCCGTTCCATCGGTGCACCTTAGGGGCGCGGCGGGCGAGGTGCGACCCCCCGGAGGTGTCTGGGCGGCGCCCGGGCCCCGGCGCCCGCCGCCCTCGACCTCCCCCCCTCCTCCGGGCCACAGTCCCCGCCATGGCCCGCGTCCAGATCGACCTCCCCGACACCTTCGCCTTCGCCACCGAGCTGACGCTGCGCGTCGACGACCTCAACTACGGCGGCCACCTCGGCAACGATCGGGTGCTGGCGCTGGCGCAGGAGGTCCGGGTGCGCTGGCTGGCCGGCCACGGCCTCTCCGAGCTGGACGTGGGCGGCGCCGGCCTGATCCTGGCCGACGCGGCGGTGATCTACCGGGCCGAGGGGCGCCACGGCATGGTGCTGCGCTGCGAGCTGGCGGTGGGCGAGGTCAGGTCCCGCAGCCTGGAGCTGCTGCACCGCTTCACCGACCTCGGCAGCGGGCGGGAGATCGCCCGGGTGAAGACCGGGGTGCTCTGCTTCGACTACGCGGCGCGGCAGGTGGTGACCCTGACGGCGGGGCTGCGGGCGGCGCTGGGGTGCTGAGAGGTGGGGAGCGTCCCCGCACGCCCCCCGGGGCGGCGGCGCTATCGCACGCTTCCACCCGTGCGGCGCGGCGGCGCACCGCGGTCGCCGCGGTGATCTTCTTTGGTCCGAATGTTTCCTCTCGGTGCTGGCTTCGATAACCTGCCACTGTTCCGGACGGCAGGACATTCGAGCCCGGCGACCGAGCCCTCGCGCCCGGCCGCCCTCCAGGTGATCACATGGCCCTCAGCGGGGACTTCAAGGAGACGTCGTTCGCCGACCTGCTCCA
This genomic interval from Anaeromyxobacter sp. contains the following:
- a CDS encoding RluA family pseudouridine synthase, translated to MKRLTLVARPADEGERLDRFIAARGGISRGLARRTIDEGGVFLDGRRCKVAGKLLRAGYEITVNLTEGGRAPLEAGGLDRSRLLFADEHLVAVDKPAGVPAQPTLTSDRGTLPVLVSALLGEPVTLVHRLDRETSGVTVLARTRAAAAALSEAFRVGGPQKTYLALCARAPEPAQGRLEAAIGKDPRRAGLRQVSAGGDAAATRWRTLATGQAALVEASPETGRTHQLRVHLAHLGAPLLGDPKYGGPRMVGAVAVPRVMLHARRLTLAHPLSGAPCTFEAPIPEDFLEVAAALGCAPPPPDRPTRG
- the aroQ gene encoding type II 3-dehydroquinate dehydratase, whose amino-acid sequence is MILLVNGPNLNLLGEREPELYGHTTLVEIEAMVRDACAGWNVVVEPFHSNHEGALIDFIQDHRKQARGVIINPGAFTHTSLALHDCLKSIAAPAVEVHISNIHAREEFRRKSVVAPACRGQITGLGVRGYILAAEWLCAAIGAQPV
- a CDS encoding thioesterase family protein, with translation MARVQIDLPDTFAFATELTLRVDDLNYGGHLGNDRVLALAQEVRVRWLAGHGLSELDVGGAGLILADAAVIYRAEGRHGMVLRCELAVGEVRSRSLELLHRFTDLGSGREIARVKTGVLCFDYAARQVVTLTAGLRAALGC
- a CDS encoding glycosyltransferase — translated: MPRLAVLLPTRDAAATLRAAALSILRGSFRDLELVVVDDGSTDATPALLDRLAARDRRVRVLRGPGEGIARALGRGLAACDAPLVARMDADDVAWPRRLERQVAALDEDPSLAAVGARVRLFPGRQVLGGMRRYVAWLNGLVTPALVARDLFVEAPLVHPAAVLRRAALEAVGGWRDGPFPEDYDLWLRLAGAGGRLTNLPATLLDWRESSGRLTRTDPRYALDRHMALKCAALRAGPLAGRAEVALWGAGETGRAFADALAAEGIRVSTFVEVDRKKVGRTIRGAPVIAYEEVERVRGLPLLVAVGAPGARQLIRTELLGRGFEEGRDFRCVA
- a CDS encoding FmdB family transcriptional regulator; the encoded protein is MPIYEYDCPRCGRFDVLQKMSAPPLETHEACGSKVTKLMSAGSFAFKGSGFHQTDDQPRGGCGRQSADSPACASCPSAQA
- a CDS encoding DUF4303 domain-containing protein, which translates into the protein MRHPFDPGAFRHELTHRAAEAVRALRRRVGTEHLYAFALYTSGPTRFAWVRASANTEEALTRSAAAMAEVDRRYAGEAGRRLLRWSPPHWEHHDFDGAVSALELPGADQRSDRDDRALYQAMVGALRTLDRSGLFGKGAERCFVTVNVIGEKGGDPLFRKGLRLLNPRPAIERLLNEHSKPAFVRCVNRAPRRERMRIWLALYEDLYMEWRTPIAEEARARGLSPWDVEVELRRFGPKVVPALVDLLAHYGFAPAFDKQRELETREVWLAGSALFLVPRVGAVSERDVKRLQELVASFVERDRRLKVASTLAENTARVLHELRPRRFPESEMDPASYKLANPERFVP
- a CDS encoding 1-acyl-sn-glycerol-3-phosphate acyltransferase, producing MERTVTLPLWLALLLLGLAAVALLDRLLVPGLRWYLRRRVNLVIDRLNARLKLHIQPFKLTRREVLVDRLIHDPRVLEAVEALVAAGEARLLVQRRVALYAREIVPAFKPYAYFQVGYRVARTVARLLYRVRVGYQDDEGLSRVDPRASVVFVVNHRSNMDYVLVAYLAAERTALSYAVGEWAQVWPLHTLIRSMGAYFIRRNSKDPIYRRVLERYVQMATEAGVVQAVFPEGGLSRDGALRPARLGLIDYMLRTFDPSAGRDLCFVPVGINYDRVLEDRALLAQAGGEAPRGLVATTATATRFGLRQAALWALGRWHRFGYACVNFGTPISMTAWSAARGVDWRTLTKEARSARLGELGEELMAAVGRVVPALPVSLLATALLEDDRPVATLALHARTQALMRRLSAAGAHVYLPREDEAYAIAVGLRMLVERRLVEEGPAGWAPVEAERPVLRYYAAAIAPLVGAAPPSEGRSTAAPTGATLPEP